The following proteins are co-located in the Clostridia bacterium genome:
- a CDS encoding MmcQ/YjbR family DNA-binding protein: MKYEWLDEYCLSKKGTEKEYKPEWDATRYMIRGKMFVLLGGDKDGKPIATVKLEPSHGELLRQQYKDIIPGYYMNKEHWNSLNLEGSVPDGVLKEMVDSSYRLIFESLSKKIQKELLGE, translated from the coding sequence ATGAAATATGAATGGCTTGACGAATACTGTCTTTCTAAGAAGGGAACAGAAAAAGAGTATAAACCGGAGTGGGATGCCACCCGCTACATGATTAGGGGTAAGATGTTTGTTTTACTTGGCGGGGACAAAGATGGAAAACCAATTGCTACAGTAAAGTTGGAGCCCTCACATGGCGAATTATTGAGACAACAGTACAAAGACATTATACCGGGTTATTATATGAACAAAGAACATTGGAACTCCCTAAACCTGGAAGGAAGTGTGCCGGATGGGGTACTGAAGGAAATGGTAGACAGTTCTTACAGGTTGATTTTTGAATCTCTGAGTAAAAAAATCCAAAAAGAGCTGTTGGGGGAATGA
- a CDS encoding GNAT family N-acetyltransferase: MKIMSIDSSNIDSEHICCAISEKKGETCVASKKAWMKRQFEEGLVFKKLDIRGKVFIEYIPAENAWCPIEAGGYMYINCFWVSGQFKGQGYANKLLDECINDAKRQCKKGLVILSSKKKIPFLSDPKYLKYKGFKTCDTAEPYYELLYLPFDENMDKPKFKHCCKRASIDEKGMVLFYSNQCPHTDKYAPLIAEIAKSKGKNITLKKIESKEQAQNAPAPFTTYSFFYDGQFVTNEIFSDSKFVKFLEEKSL, translated from the coding sequence ATGAAAATAATGAGTATTGACAGCAGCAATATTGATTCTGAGCATATTTGCTGTGCTATTTCAGAAAAGAAAGGCGAGACTTGTGTAGCGTCTAAGAAAGCCTGGATGAAAAGACAATTTGAAGAAGGTCTTGTTTTCAAAAAGCTTGATATCCGGGGAAAGGTCTTTATAGAGTATATACCTGCAGAAAATGCATGGTGTCCCATTGAAGCCGGGGGATATATGTATATAAACTGTTTTTGGGTTTCCGGGCAATTTAAAGGTCAGGGCTATGCAAACAAACTGCTTGACGAATGCATCAATGATGCGAAACGGCAGTGCAAAAAAGGTCTTGTTATTCTCTCGTCAAAAAAGAAGATACCGTTTTTATCAGACCCTAAATATTTAAAATATAAAGGTTTTAAAACATGTGATACTGCAGAGCCCTATTATGAGCTTCTATATCTACCATTTGATGAAAATATGGATAAGCCAAAATTTAAGCATTGCTGCAAGCGTGCTTCGATTGATGAAAAAGGCATGGTTTTGTTTTACTCAAACCAATGCCCGCATACCGATAAATATGCTCCATTAATAGCGGAGATTGCCAAATCAAAAGGAAAGAACATTACTTTAAAAAAGATTGAATCAAAGGAGCAGGCACAAAATGCCCCGGCTCCGTTTACGACATACAGCTTTTTTTATGATGGGCAGTTTGTGACCAATGAAATATTTTCTGACAGCAAGTTTGTAAAATTTTTAGAGGAAAAGAGTTTGTAA